The following coding sequences lie in one Microbacterium sp. XT11 genomic window:
- a CDS encoding DUF488 domain-containing protein produces MHPAAEPVAIMCSEAVWWRCHRRIIADHLLARGEDVVHLMPSGQQVAASLTAGGVIVDGPSVRYPAPAG; encoded by the coding sequence GTGCACCCGGCCGCGGAGCCGGTGGCGATCATGTGCTCCGAGGCCGTGTGGTGGCGCTGCCACCGCCGCATCATCGCCGACCACCTTCTCGCGCGCGGTGAAGACGTCGTGCACCTCATGCCGTCGGGTCAGCAGGTCGCGGCGTCGCTCACTGCGGGCGGGGTGATCGTCGACGGCCCGTCGGTGCGCTACCCGGCGCCGGCGGGCTGA
- a CDS encoding MFS transporter, producing MATFAPLQRLVIAVAILASFVTFLDGTVVNVALPAISRDLGGGIITQQWVVDAYLITLSALILLAGSLSDAYGRVLVMRIGLIGFGVASVAVAASFDPLTLIVARAVQGAAGALLVPSSLALITATMRGDVQSRAIGVWTAFTTAAQLVGPLLGGVFVDFLSWRFVFLINVVPIAVTLVLLARLRLPEHPRGTGVDWWSGALCALGLGAVVFALIEQPVRGWGSPVIWAPGAVGLVLFALFLVRQQRSSAPLMPLGLFRVRDFAWGNLATLFVYAALSLNGFVIGVYLQQGAGLPATAAGLASLPMTVLMILVSSRAGAWAGRLGPRLFMTVGPLVMAAGALLLLTVAERFDYWWQVLPAMIVMGLGLSLTVAPLTAAILGAIDEARSGIASAVNNAVARVAGLLVVAMISTIVGGTLDLAGFHSAAWVTATLVAVGGIVSWIGIRGIPADAAGADGPAQPAGAG from the coding sequence GTGGCAACCTTCGCGCCCCTTCAGCGTCTGGTCATCGCTGTCGCGATCCTGGCATCCTTCGTGACCTTCCTCGACGGAACGGTCGTCAACGTCGCCCTGCCGGCGATCAGCCGCGATCTCGGCGGCGGCATCATCACGCAGCAGTGGGTCGTCGACGCGTACCTCATCACGCTGAGCGCTCTCATCCTGCTCGCCGGCTCGCTCTCCGACGCCTACGGGCGCGTACTCGTCATGCGCATCGGCCTCATCGGGTTCGGCGTCGCATCCGTGGCGGTCGCGGCCTCGTTCGATCCCCTCACCCTCATCGTCGCGCGCGCCGTGCAGGGCGCGGCGGGCGCTCTGCTCGTGCCGAGCTCGCTGGCGCTCATCACCGCCACCATGCGCGGCGACGTGCAGTCGCGCGCGATCGGCGTGTGGACCGCGTTCACGACGGCCGCGCAGCTGGTGGGGCCGCTGCTCGGCGGCGTGTTCGTCGACTTCCTGTCGTGGCGGTTCGTCTTCCTCATCAACGTCGTCCCGATCGCGGTGACGCTCGTGCTCCTGGCGCGGCTGCGGCTTCCCGAGCATCCGCGCGGTACGGGGGTCGACTGGTGGAGCGGTGCGCTGTGCGCGCTCGGGCTGGGCGCGGTCGTGTTCGCGCTCATCGAGCAGCCGGTGCGCGGTTGGGGGTCGCCCGTCATCTGGGCACCCGGCGCGGTCGGGCTGGTGCTGTTCGCCCTGTTCCTGGTCCGGCAGCAGCGCTCGTCCGCCCCGCTCATGCCGCTGGGGCTGTTCCGGGTGCGCGATTTCGCCTGGGGCAACCTGGCGACGCTGTTCGTCTATGCGGCGCTGTCGCTCAACGGCTTCGTGATCGGCGTGTACCTGCAGCAGGGCGCCGGGCTCCCTGCCACTGCCGCGGGCCTGGCGAGCCTCCCCATGACCGTCCTCATGATCCTCGTCAGCTCGCGCGCCGGAGCCTGGGCAGGCAGGCTGGGCCCTCGGCTGTTCATGACGGTCGGCCCGCTGGTGATGGCGGCGGGCGCGCTCCTGCTCCTCACCGTCGCCGAGAGGTTCGACTACTGGTGGCAGGTGCTGCCGGCCATGATCGTCATGGGCCTCGGCCTCTCGCTCACCGTCGCTCCGCTCACGGCCGCGATCCTCGGGGCGATCGACGAGGCGCGCTCGGGCATCGCATCGGCGGTCAACAACGCCGTGGCGAGGGTCGCCGGATTGCTCGTCGTGGCCATGATCTCGACGATCGTCGGGGGCACGCTCGATCTCGCCGGCTTCCACAGCGCCGCGTGGGTCACTGCGACGCTGGTCGCGGTCGGCGGGATCGTCTCGTGGATCGGCATCCGCGGCATCCCCGCAGACGCGGCGGGCGCAGACGGGCCGGCTCAGCCCGCCGGCGCCGGGTAG
- a CDS encoding carboxylate-amine ligase, with translation MGAPPASATTAERADGTARFGIEEEFVLLDDSTLIPLAMGEGERERISDEHARGSVVAEYLTCQLECITEPAHTAADAGEQVRALRAVASAHAATHRGTAAPSGTAFVSAGGVVVSPSAHYDAVAAHLGEITREHQVQGLHVHVEVPDEEQRVHALNRLRAWLPLLHAMTVNAPFARGRHSGFESWRNIIIRRLPTSWCPPQFRDAADYHARVERLVALGAITEPSSLAWAVRLSERYPTVEARVFDAQLTADDSVFAALLTRAVAYSDTPAAGGEQRMDEIDAALWAAARHGLDASVIDPASDEIAAARTVARRMLDLLGPVLDEFGDREFVAQHLERILADGTGAERQRRAYASGGVDALRDLYRAGMDA, from the coding sequence GTGGGCGCTCCCCCCGCGTCCGCGACCACCGCGGAACGCGCCGACGGCACTGCGCGCTTCGGGATCGAAGAGGAGTTCGTGCTCCTCGACGACTCCACTCTCATCCCGCTCGCGATGGGTGAGGGGGAACGGGAGCGGATCTCCGACGAGCACGCCCGCGGCTCCGTCGTGGCCGAGTATCTGACCTGCCAGCTGGAGTGCATCACCGAACCGGCGCACACGGCGGCGGATGCCGGCGAGCAGGTGCGGGCTCTGCGAGCCGTCGCCTCCGCGCACGCCGCCACGCACCGCGGCACCGCCGCCCCGTCTGGTACGGCCTTCGTCTCCGCGGGTGGCGTCGTCGTGTCGCCCTCCGCGCACTACGACGCCGTCGCAGCGCACCTGGGCGAGATCACGAGGGAGCATCAGGTGCAGGGCCTGCACGTCCACGTGGAGGTGCCCGACGAGGAGCAGCGCGTGCATGCCCTGAACAGGCTGCGCGCGTGGCTGCCGCTGCTTCATGCGATGACCGTGAACGCGCCGTTCGCCCGGGGACGGCACTCCGGGTTCGAGAGCTGGCGGAACATCATCATCCGTCGTCTGCCGACGTCGTGGTGCCCTCCGCAGTTCCGCGATGCGGCCGACTATCACGCGCGCGTCGAGCGGCTGGTCGCGCTCGGAGCCATCACCGAGCCGTCGTCGCTCGCCTGGGCCGTGCGCCTGTCCGAGCGCTACCCGACCGTCGAGGCGCGGGTCTTCGACGCGCAGCTCACTGCGGACGACAGCGTGTTCGCCGCCCTCCTCACGCGGGCCGTCGCCTACTCCGACACGCCGGCAGCCGGCGGCGAGCAGCGGATGGACGAGATCGACGCCGCCCTGTGGGCCGCGGCACGGCACGGCCTCGACGCCTCGGTGATCGACCCCGCATCGGACGAGATCGCTGCGGCGCGCACGGTGGCCAGGCGGATGCTCGACCTGCTCGGTCCCGTCCTCGACGAGTTCGGCGACAGGGAGTTCGTGGCGCAGCATCTCGAGCGCATCCTCGCAGACGGCACAGGAGCCGAACGTCAGCGGCGAGCCTATGCGAGCGGCGGCGTCGACGCCCTCCGCGACCTCTACCGCGCCGGCATGGACGCGTGA